The Methanoregula boonei 6A8 genome has a window encoding:
- a CDS encoding DUF2769 domain-containing protein: MFESGKPPAVEITDENKEICRKYCTICQNYKKHDLGRNEPKELFCGCGASSAQNMKEIGCFCPACPLFTKYHLRGGYYCVRR, from the coding sequence ATGTTTGAATCAGGCAAGCCTCCCGCGGTTGAGATAACAGATGAGAACAAGGAAATCTGCAGGAAGTACTGCACCATCTGCCAGAACTACAAAAAGCACGATCTTGGCAGGAACGAGCCAAAAGAACTCTTCTGCGGCTGCGGCGCTTCGTCAGCACAGAACATGAAAGAGATCGGCTGCTTTTGTCCCGCCTGCCCGCTCTTTACCAAGTACCACCTCCGCGGCGGGTACTACTGCGTGAGAAGGTAA
- a CDS encoding sugar phosphate isomerase/epimerase family protein produces the protein MKPILSYGCSTFCCMDMPLSEALAFVRTKTDRIEIISEGLHDLFRYHEACASVDARYSVHAPLSDINLASTNDRIRTAGLAVIDDLCSICDAIRAETLVVHPGYFPWENMFGISYAALMHSLDDIAVLQKKHEVRIGIENMGSWECLHFRQPDLLPELERRDIGFVLDIGHARLNHALCMFAGKSRPCHIHLHDNGGTNDDHAACGSGTIDFARLLPLLPASASRIIECMDPRAYEKSVAYLLQAEAAICRGT, from the coding sequence ATGAAACCCATTCTTTCCTACGGCTGCTCAACATTCTGCTGCATGGACATGCCCCTTTCCGAAGCGCTGGCATTTGTGCGCACCAAGACCGATAGGATCGAGATCATTTCAGAGGGACTCCACGATCTCTTCCGGTACCACGAAGCCTGTGCGTCTGTGGATGCCCGGTACTCGGTCCATGCGCCGCTCTCGGATATCAACCTGGCAAGCACCAACGACCGTATCCGTACGGCCGGGCTTGCCGTAATCGACGATCTTTGCAGCATTTGTGATGCCATCCGGGCAGAGACCCTCGTGGTTCACCCCGGGTATTTTCCGTGGGAGAACATGTTTGGGATTTCGTATGCGGCACTCATGCACTCGCTGGATGATATTGCCGTACTCCAGAAGAAGCACGAGGTCCGGATCGGGATCGAGAACATGGGATCATGGGAGTGCCTTCACTTCCGGCAGCCGGATCTTCTTCCTGAACTCGAACGCCGGGACATCGGGTTTGTGCTGGACATCGGCCACGCCCGGCTCAACCATGCCCTCTGCATGTTTGCGGGAAAAAGCCGGCCCTGCCACATCCATCTCCACGATAATGGCGGGACCAATGATGACCATGCTGCATGCGGGAGCGGGACAATCGATTTCGCCCGGCTCCTGCCCCTTCTTCCTGCGTCGGCATCCCGGATCATCGAGTGCATGGACCCAAGGGCGTACGAGAAGAGCGTGGCGTACCTGTTGCAAGCAGAAGCAGCGATCTGCCGGGGAACATGA
- a CDS encoding class I SAM-dependent methyltransferase — translation MDGKERNFDAAAATWDENPGRVKMAQDVARAIRETTKPGPETEVLDFGCGTGLLSLALLPGVRSVTAVDSSRGMLDVLDKKIAAQGLAMRTALVDLEKGDKLPGPVDLVTSSMTFHHLRDPVPVLVEMARILRPGGRIAIADLDSDEGKFHDSSEGVFHNGFDRCTMQKYFEAAGFTAVQNRTAAVMHKTGADGKTRTFTIFLMTAQKKA, via the coding sequence ATGGACGGCAAGGAACGCAATTTTGATGCAGCAGCGGCAACCTGGGATGAGAACCCGGGCCGGGTGAAGATGGCGCAGGATGTGGCGCGGGCGATCCGGGAGACCACAAAGCCGGGGCCGGAGACCGAAGTGCTGGACTTCGGGTGCGGGACCGGCCTGCTCTCCCTCGCACTCCTCCCCGGTGTCCGCTCTGTCACAGCGGTCGACAGCTCGAGAGGTATGCTGGATGTGCTGGACAAAAAAATTGCAGCACAGGGCCTCGCGATGCGGACAGCTCTTGTGGATCTGGAGAAAGGCGATAAACTCCCCGGGCCGGTGGATCTGGTGACCAGTTCCATGACCTTCCACCACCTGCGGGATCCGGTGCCGGTCCTTGTCGAGATGGCACGGATCCTCAGGCCCGGCGGCCGGATCGCGATCGCGGATCTCGATTCCGATGAGGGAAAGTTCCATGATTCCTCCGAGGGGGTGTTCCATAACGGCTTTGACCGGTGCACAATGCAGAAATATTTCGAGGCTGCCGGTTTTACTGCTGTACAGAACCGGACCGCGGCGGTCATGCACAAGACCGGGGCCGATGGGAAGACCCGGACATTTACTATCTTTCTTATGACCGCACAAAAAAAGGCATGA
- a CDS encoding ABC transporter ATP-binding protein, giving the protein MIDIAGLDVKYGAKKVLDAITLAADKGRFVGIIGPNGSGKTTLLKTISRVLEPSAGIITLDTIPLDRMKSRDLARSLAVVPQETGTGFDFSVRDVVLMGRYPYIGRFSKETAEDDRICCRAMELTGIAHLADRPITEISGGELQRTIIARALAQQPRHLLLDEATSHLDISHQVDILTTIKKLSKEIAVIGVFHDLNLAAYFCDEIMVIQSGKIVAAGPPEEILTPAMLQSIFDLDASVSIHPVTHKPVIVPLPKGMYKTGEDP; this is encoded by the coding sequence ATGATCGACATTGCCGGCCTTGACGTAAAGTACGGGGCAAAGAAAGTGCTCGATGCGATCACGTTAGCTGCGGACAAGGGCCGGTTTGTTGGGATCATCGGGCCAAACGGTTCCGGGAAGACAACGCTGTTGAAAACAATAAGCCGGGTACTTGAACCTTCAGCCGGGATAATAACCCTCGATACAATCCCGCTTGACCGGATGAAAAGCCGGGATCTTGCCCGCTCGCTTGCGGTTGTGCCGCAGGAGACCGGGACCGGCTTTGACTTTTCTGTCAGGGACGTAGTGCTGATGGGCCGGTATCCCTATATCGGCCGGTTCTCAAAAGAGACCGCTGAAGACGACCGCATCTGCTGCAGGGCCATGGAACTGACCGGGATCGCGCACCTTGCAGACCGCCCGATCACTGAGATCAGCGGCGGCGAACTCCAGCGAACCATCATCGCCCGTGCACTCGCCCAGCAGCCCCGCCACCTCCTGCTCGACGAGGCGACCTCACACCTGGACATCAGCCACCAGGTAGATATCCTTACCACCATCAAAAAACTCTCCAAAGAGATCGCGGTGATCGGCGTCTTCCACGACCTCAACCTCGCTGCGTACTTCTGCGACGAGATCATGGTGATACAATCGGGAAAGATCGTTGCGGCCGGTCCACCGGAGGAGATCCTGACCCCGGCGATGCTGCAGAGCATCTTTGATCTCGATGCATCGGTCAGCATCCACCCGGTCACCCACAAGCCGGTAATCGTTCCGCTCCCCAAAGGGATGTATAAAACCGGTGAAGATCCATGA
- a CDS encoding ABC transporter substrate-binding protein: protein MKHPYVFAILFLALLCLAAVPALAAIPANQNSTFERTITDDSGAAVTIHGEPQRIVSLAPANTEILFALGLGDRIVGVTDYCNYPPAAKTKPSIGGYSTVSVEKIIALKPDLIVASYGNGADAVHRLDTLNQTVITLNPANITGVLNDITLVGYATGTEDNATSLVTSLQARIDAVEQNASAMATHPKVAHIVWNDPLYVSGNGTFQDELITMAGGTNAFADKPYWATVSAEEFVAADPDILIVNSGTGMGGSEDAIALALENDTRFVNVAAIKNHHVYVIDSDMVDRGGPRIVDALEIVASDIHDAEGTGAGAAATPTQKSPGFDDMPAVAALAAGMVVALRRMQ, encoded by the coding sequence ATGAAACATCCTTATGTATTCGCCATCCTTTTTCTCGCTCTTCTCTGTCTTGCAGCGGTACCGGCACTTGCTGCCATCCCCGCAAACCAGAACTCCACATTTGAACGTACCATAACCGACGATTCCGGCGCCGCGGTCACCATCCATGGCGAGCCGCAGCGGATCGTATCGCTTGCCCCGGCAAACACCGAGATCCTCTTTGCGCTCGGTCTTGGAGATCGCATTGTCGGGGTGACCGATTACTGTAACTATCCCCCGGCGGCAAAAACCAAGCCATCGATCGGGGGATACAGCACGGTCAGTGTTGAAAAGATAATAGCACTAAAGCCCGACCTGATTGTGGCATCGTACGGGAACGGTGCCGATGCGGTCCACCGGCTTGATACGCTCAACCAGACCGTGATCACGTTAAACCCGGCAAATATCACCGGGGTCCTTAATGACATTACCCTGGTGGGTTACGCAACGGGGACAGAAGATAATGCCACCTCTCTTGTAACTTCGCTGCAGGCGCGGATCGATGCGGTCGAACAGAACGCTTCGGCTATGGCCACGCACCCGAAAGTTGCCCATATTGTCTGGAATGATCCGCTGTACGTGAGCGGGAACGGGACATTTCAGGACGAGCTCATCACCATGGCCGGGGGTACCAATGCATTTGCCGACAAGCCGTACTGGGCAACCGTAAGCGCCGAGGAGTTTGTCGCAGCAGACCCGGATATCCTGATTGTCAACTCCGGCACGGGGATGGGTGGCAGCGAGGATGCAATTGCGCTTGCCCTGGAAAACGATACCCGGTTTGTCAATGTTGCGGCTATCAAAAACCACCACGTGTACGTGATCGATTCGGATATGGTTGATCGGGGCGGGCCACGGATCGTTGACGCCCTTGAGATCGTTGCCTCAGACATCCACGATGCAGAAGGAACCGGGGCGGGGGCCGCAGCAACGCCGACGCAGAAATCACCGGGCTTTGATGACATGCCGGCAGTTGCCGCTCTTGCAGCCGGGATGGTTGTTGCCCTGCGGCGAATGCAATAG
- the fhcD gene encoding formylmethanofuran--tetrahydromethanopterin N-formyltransferase: MGGERTMEIGGAVILDTFAEAFPVWISRVLVTADTPGWALAAAAEATGFATSKIACPCEAGIERPLARGETPDKRPGYSILICTEKKEMKAQVAARVSQCILPAPTASAFDGLPAAKDRFYTRMHYFGDTYEERCVVGGRQCWKIPVMEGWYTGEERFGLMKGIAGGNFLVMAEDRAAALSGAEAAMAKVAGTPGIIASFPGGIVGSGSKVGCKNYRFPMPASTNHRWCPALKNKIPDSLVPDGVGAVYEIVINGFDEAAIAGAMREGIRAAAATGKVSCIGASNFEGKLGQTRINLHALFS; the protein is encoded by the coding sequence ATGGGAGGTGAGCGGACCATGGAGATCGGCGGGGCCGTTATCCTTGACACCTTTGCCGAGGCATTCCCGGTCTGGATTTCAAGGGTCCTTGTGACCGCGGACACTCCCGGGTGGGCGCTTGCTGCCGCCGCCGAGGCAACGGGGTTTGCAACATCGAAGATCGCCTGCCCCTGTGAGGCCGGAATCGAGCGGCCCCTTGCCCGGGGCGAGACCCCGGACAAGCGGCCCGGATACTCAATCCTGATCTGTACCGAGAAGAAGGAGATGAAGGCGCAGGTTGCCGCACGGGTCAGCCAGTGCATCCTTCCGGCCCCGACCGCGTCCGCATTCGACGGGCTTCCCGCTGCAAAGGACCGGTTCTACACCCGGATGCATTACTTTGGCGACACCTACGAAGAGCGATGTGTGGTCGGCGGCCGGCAGTGCTGGAAGATCCCGGTGATGGAAGGCTGGTACACCGGCGAGGAGCGCTTCGGGCTTATGAAAGGGATTGCCGGCGGGAACTTCCTTGTCATGGCAGAGGACCGGGCTGCGGCACTTTCCGGGGCAGAGGCGGCGATGGCAAAGGTCGCCGGCACGCCCGGGATAATCGCAAGTTTTCCCGGAGGGATTGTCGGGAGTGGATCGAAAGTCGGGTGTAAGAATTACCGGTTCCCGATGCCGGCAAGCACGAACCACCGCTGGTGCCCGGCGCTTAAAAATAAAATTCCGGACTCGCTTGTCCCTGACGGCGTGGGCGCGGTATACGAGATCGTGATCAACGGCTTTGATGAGGCCGCAATTGCCGGGGCAATGCGTGAGGGAATCCGGGCTGCCGCGGCAACCGGAAAGGTCAGCTGCATTGGTGCCTCGAACTTTGAGGGAAAACTCGGGCAGACCCGGATAAACCTTCACGCACTTTTCTCCTGA
- a CDS encoding 5-formyltetrahydrofolate cyclo-ligase: MSEEKARVRDILRARKEAMTQQERLEKSELVARHLMLLIATGQTVMVFTSKEKEVNTQPLIEALFAEKNPVVVPIIQKADVSLRLSYLRTMAALVPSTFGVPEPIGSEIPANPKDVDVIVLPMLGFDRTGGRIGYGAGYYDRFLAQNPDLVKIGVAFGCQEMEHLPVDENDIKMDLIVTEDGIVYDGR, translated from the coding sequence ATGAGCGAAGAGAAGGCCCGGGTGCGGGACATCCTGCGTGCGAGAAAAGAGGCGATGACCCAACAGGAGCGCCTCGAAAAGAGCGAGCTTGTCGCCCGGCATCTCATGCTGCTTATCGCCACCGGCCAGACCGTGATGGTCTTTACATCAAAAGAAAAAGAGGTCAACACACAACCCCTCATCGAGGCCCTGTTTGCAGAAAAAAACCCCGTGGTTGTGCCGATCATCCAGAAAGCGGATGTGAGCCTCCGGCTCTCGTACCTCCGCACCATGGCAGCGCTTGTGCCCAGCACTTTTGGCGTGCCCGAGCCGATCGGGAGCGAGATCCCGGCTAACCCCAAAGATGTTGATGTAATCGTCCTCCCGATGCTCGGTTTTGACCGGACCGGCGGCCGGATCGGGTACGGGGCAGGATATTACGACCGGTTCCTTGCGCAGAACCCGGATCTCGTAAAGATCGGGGTCGCGTTCGGATGCCAGGAGATGGAGCACCTGCCGGTCGATGAGAACGATATAAAGATGGACCTGATCGTTACTGAAGACGGGATTGTGTACGATGGGAGGTGA
- a CDS encoding putative quinol monooxygenase, whose amino-acid sequence MLLVDAACNILPERREDFLSETDKIIPVVRKEAGCTRYELLCDPANPGQCHFIEEWESRRHLDEHLARPHMKEYLAKTAAHHSAPTRLTVYEISGVQSAILGP is encoded by the coding sequence ATGCTCCTTGTCGATGCTGCCTGTAATATCCTGCCCGAACGACGGGAGGATTTCCTGTCGGAAACAGACAAGATTATCCCGGTCGTGCGAAAAGAGGCCGGGTGCACACGCTACGAACTCCTTTGCGATCCGGCAAACCCCGGCCAATGCCATTTCATTGAGGAATGGGAGAGCCGGCGCCATCTTGACGAACACCTGGCCCGGCCCCACATGAAGGAGTATTTGGCAAAGACCGCGGCACACCATTCAGCCCCCACCCGGCTGACCGTGTACGAAATCAGTGGCGTGCAGTCCGCCATTCTGGGGCCGTAA
- a CDS encoding type 1 glutamine amidotransferase: MILLIDLSWKPNSLSRDEFVGPVARIVSRTGEVWNELHFSAADTAGIRDARGIILCGTALRDNCFAEQPGDFAWLKDAGVPVLGICAGMQALCIAYGGTLREECEIGMTTVRVCEPDPLLGESSSFDAYELHSFACDLPPGWTVTAISDRCVQAIRHPDRPVFGVMFHPEVRNDCVVERFCDLCRK, translated from the coding sequence ATGATCCTCCTTATTGATCTTTCGTGGAAACCCAACTCCCTCTCGCGCGATGAGTTCGTAGGCCCGGTGGCACGGATCGTCTCCCGCACCGGGGAAGTGTGGAATGAACTCCATTTTTCCGCTGCAGACACGGCAGGCATCCGCGATGCCCGGGGGATCATCCTCTGCGGGACCGCACTTCGGGACAACTGCTTTGCAGAACAGCCGGGGGATTTTGCGTGGCTCAAAGACGCCGGCGTTCCCGTCCTTGGGATCTGCGCCGGGATGCAGGCACTCTGCATCGCGTACGGGGGCACGCTCCGCGAGGAATGTGAGATCGGGATGACCACGGTCCGGGTCTGCGAGCCCGATCCGCTCCTTGGCGAATCCAGCTCATTTGACGCGTACGAACTGCACTCTTTTGCCTGCGACCTTCCGCCCGGCTGGACCGTGACCGCGATCTCGGACCGGTGCGTGCAGGCCATCCGGCACCCGGACCGGCCGGTTTTCGGCGTCATGTTCCATCCTGAGGTAAGAAACGACTGCGTGGTGGAACGGTTCTGCGATCTCTGCCGGAAATAA
- a CDS encoding GNAT family N-acetyltransferase has protein sequence MTEADVRHAHEGKGVTAAHEQGTIRQAHEKDCGAVLSIFNHYAVHGFAAYADKPVRERYFTGLLKNAYAFYVVDSPEGVLGFGFVKPFLPFSAFATTGELSYFIMPEYVNQGFGSLLLYRLIRDSRTKGISMVVAHMASWNEEGIRFHRKHGFYDAGRLKKVGKKFGEPFDILLMQKAI, from the coding sequence GTGACAGAAGCTGATGTCCGGCATGCCCATGAAGGCAAGGGTGTTACTGCTGCACATGAACAAGGGACGATCCGCCAGGCCCATGAGAAAGACTGCGGTGCGGTTCTGTCGATCTTCAACCATTATGCGGTGCACGGTTTTGCAGCCTACGCGGACAAGCCGGTCCGGGAGCGGTATTTTACCGGCCTGCTCAAAAACGCCTACGCGTTTTACGTGGTCGATTCTCCGGAAGGGGTGCTCGGCTTTGGTTTTGTCAAACCGTTCCTGCCGTTTTCAGCCTTTGCCACCACCGGGGAACTCTCCTATTTTATCATGCCGGAGTATGTAAACCAGGGTTTTGGCTCGCTCCTTCTCTACCGGCTCATCCGCGACTCCCGCACCAAAGGGATTTCCATGGTGGTTGCACACATGGCATCCTGGAACGAGGAGGGCATCCGGTTCCACCGGAAGCACGGGTTCTATGATGCCGGCCGGCTCAAGAAGGTAGGGAAAAAGTTTGGCGAACCCTTTGATATCCTCCTGATGCAGAAGGCCATTTAG
- a CDS encoding FecCD family ABC transporter permease: MHKGYAVILGLALLAAAVLVVSTGFGPAGIPFLGMPGGDTASLILFDIRLPRVIAAMLVGAGLAAAGVVMQAMFRNSMADPYLLGTSSGGALGASLAIVLLGGAFHSVFAFAGCLIASFLVYGIAQKGGRVKTEQLLLTGIAISMFFSAILSAVMYSSGQNLHQILFWLMGGFWNISWSDALLGLAVIPVSLVLLLYSRELNIFSMGEDDAIHLGVNVNRLKIILLALSSLVTGICVAIAGCIGFVGLITPHIVRIAVGPDHRFLLPASMLAGGILLVLADTVARTVGNEVPVGVVTAFIGAPFFIWLLRKRYSA; the protein is encoded by the coding sequence ATGCATAAGGGGTACGCGGTGATCCTAGGGCTGGCACTGCTTGCTGCTGCGGTGCTTGTGGTGAGCACCGGTTTTGGGCCGGCGGGCATCCCGTTCCTTGGCATGCCGGGCGGCGACACGGCATCGCTCATCCTCTTTGACATCCGGCTCCCGCGGGTAATTGCCGCAATGCTTGTGGGCGCCGGACTTGCCGCGGCCGGTGTGGTCATGCAGGCAATGTTCCGGAACTCCATGGCTGACCCGTACCTCCTTGGCACATCATCCGGCGGGGCGCTCGGGGCAAGCCTTGCCATTGTCCTTCTCGGCGGGGCATTCCACAGCGTCTTTGCCTTTGCCGGCTGCCTGATTGCATCCTTCCTCGTGTACGGCATTGCGCAGAAAGGAGGACGGGTAAAAACCGAACAGCTGCTCCTTACCGGGATCGCGATCTCGATGTTTTTCTCTGCAATCCTCTCCGCAGTCATGTATTCCTCGGGCCAGAACCTCCACCAGATCCTCTTCTGGCTCATGGGAGGGTTCTGGAATATCTCGTGGAGCGATGCGCTGCTGGGTCTTGCCGTCATTCCCGTCTCCCTTGTCCTGCTTCTCTACTCCCGCGAGCTCAATATCTTCTCCATGGGAGAAGACGACGCGATCCACCTTGGGGTGAACGTTAATCGGCTCAAGATCATTCTCCTTGCCCTCAGCTCGCTTGTCACCGGGATCTGTGTTGCCATTGCCGGCTGCATCGGGTTTGTGGGCCTCATTACACCCCATATTGTCCGGATCGCTGTCGGCCCGGACCACCGCTTCCTCCTCCCGGCCTCGATGCTTGCCGGCGGGATCCTCCTTGTCCTTGCAGACACCGTGGCCCGGACGGTGGGTAACGAGGTTCCCGTAGGTGTTGTCACTGCATTTATCGGAGCGCCGTTTTTCATCTGGCTCCTCAGGAAGAGGTACTCTGCATGA
- a CDS encoding type II toxin-antitoxin system VapC family toxin translates to MPIADTSFIVDLMRKDPGALACYRAYEEQGIILFTTGITALELYKGAFVSKDDHNRTRVQTILELFIVLPVDESVYEAFGRISAGLCITGNPIGDFDEVIAALALCNDKEIITRDHHFEKIPNLSVISY, encoded by the coding sequence ATGCCGATAGCGGATACCTCGTTCATTGTTGACCTGATGAGAAAAGATCCCGGTGCGCTCGCCTGTTACCGGGCATATGAAGAGCAGGGGATAATCCTTTTTACAACCGGTATAACCGCTCTCGAACTCTACAAGGGAGCGTTTGTCTCAAAAGACGACCATAACCGGACCAGAGTACAGACTATCCTGGAATTGTTCATCGTGCTCCCGGTGGATGAATCGGTGTACGAGGCTTTTGGCAGGATTTCTGCAGGATTGTGCATAACAGGAAATCCTATCGGCGATTTCGATGAAGTGATCGCGGCACTCGCGCTCTGTAATGACAAAGAGATCATAACAAGGGATCATCATTTTGAAAAGATCCCTAACCTTTCCGTTATATCGTACTGA
- a CDS encoding antitoxin VapB family protein, translating to MSTKTISITEEAYERLKSLKNDEATSFSEVIVKYYPIRRKLSDVLEELGDCTAFADTIGRVSKEMRKTKIRNVRL from the coding sequence ATGTCTACGAAAACCATCAGCATCACGGAAGAAGCATACGAGCGGTTAAAGAGCCTCAAAAATGACGAGGCCACCAGTTTCTCCGAGGTTATCGTAAAGTACTATCCGATCCGCAGGAAACTGTCCGATGTCCTTGAAGAGCTGGGGGACTGCACCGCCTTTGCAGATACCATAGGCAGGGTATCAAAGGAGATGCGGAAAACAAAAATACGAAACGTCAGGTTGTAA
- a CDS encoding diphthine--ammonia ligase, protein MKLGVLCSGGKDSWFACHLAMQKETVSCLISVRSRNEASYMFHTPAIHLVPLQAEAAGLPLVSVETEGIEEAELSDLSRAIALAAEQYGIEGVVTGALMSVYQASRVQRICRDLGLWCFNPLWYVDPELYMKELISSGFTAIITGVFAAPFPENWLGREIDARALFDLQQYARSHRITLTGEGGEYETLVLDCPLFKKRIAIIESEKEYANHRGFFRVKKAVLEEK, encoded by the coding sequence ATGAAGCTTGGTGTGCTCTGCTCGGGGGGGAAAGACTCGTGGTTTGCCTGCCATCTTGCCATGCAGAAGGAGACCGTTTCCTGCCTCATCTCGGTTCGTTCCAGAAACGAAGCGAGCTACATGTTCCACACCCCTGCCATTCACCTTGTCCCGCTCCAGGCTGAAGCTGCCGGGCTCCCGCTGGTCAGTGTGGAGACCGAGGGAATCGAGGAGGCCGAGCTTTCCGATCTTTCCCGTGCGATCGCTCTTGCGGCAGAACAGTACGGTATCGAAGGTGTGGTGACCGGCGCTCTCATGTCGGTGTACCAGGCTTCCCGGGTCCAGCGGATCTGCCGGGACCTCGGACTCTGGTGTTTTAACCCGCTCTGGTACGTGGACCCGGAACTGTACATGAAGGAACTTATCAGTTCCGGCTTTACTGCCATTATTACCGGGGTCTTTGCTGCCCCGTTCCCGGAAAACTGGCTGGGAAGGGAGATTGATGCCCGGGCCCTGTTTGACCTGCAGCAGTACGCCCGATCCCACCGGATCACCCTGACCGGCGAGGGCGGAGAGTACGAGACGCTTGTGCTCGACTGCCCGTTGTTCAAAAAACGGATCGCAATCATTGAATCTGAAAAAGAGTACGCAAACCACCGGGGATTTTTCCGGGTAAAAAAGGCCGTGCTGGAGGAAAAATGA
- a CDS encoding MFS transporter codes for MVPDIDIPALDRKLWWRIIPFALVLYVISILDRVNIGYAALSMNADLGIDPFLFGLVSGIFFVSYVLFEVPSNQILARTGARIWLFRIMVSWGIIAILMAFVRTPLELCILRFLLGAAEAGFAPGLILYLSFWFRKETLAKALCVFFMGIPLAMLIASPVSAFILSHVAWLGMAGWRWLFVLEGLPALVFGCAILVCLPELPETAAWLSARERSWLAAHLEGKRVHDQTPKKIPFRGLAAVSGMFLLCTASALVGMFLTGLLFWLPQIVRSSGLSGSIEQTGFLVMIPYGLSVVVMYAWSRHSDTTGERHIHVAIPFVFAAVFLVAFAFLHGSAGPAFVILSGAIAAGYAAYAPFFALTLDHFPPALRASGTALVNTIASAGSFFGPVIFGLAGGTLSGPLSVLLFFLLGIALFLCAVMLTKEKRVNTPG; via the coding sequence ATGGTGCCGGATATCGATATTCCGGCCCTTGACCGGAAACTCTGGTGGCGGATCATCCCGTTTGCCCTGGTCCTGTACGTGATCAGTATCCTTGACCGGGTCAATATCGGCTATGCCGCCCTTTCCATGAACGCGGATCTCGGGATCGACCCGTTCCTTTTTGGCCTTGTCTCCGGGATATTTTTCGTCAGTTACGTGCTTTTTGAAGTGCCAAGCAACCAGATCCTCGCACGGACCGGTGCCCGGATCTGGCTCTTCCGCATCATGGTCAGCTGGGGGATCATCGCCATCCTCATGGCGTTTGTCAGGACCCCACTGGAGCTCTGCATCCTCCGGTTTTTACTTGGCGCTGCCGAAGCCGGTTTTGCCCCGGGTCTCATCCTGTACCTGTCTTTCTGGTTCCGCAAAGAGACCCTGGCAAAGGCGCTTTGTGTCTTTTTTATGGGGATCCCGCTTGCGATGCTGATCGCATCCCCGGTATCGGCGTTCATCCTCTCGCATGTCGCATGGCTGGGGATGGCCGGCTGGCGCTGGCTTTTTGTCCTTGAGGGGCTCCCGGCACTTGTTTTTGGCTGTGCGATCCTTGTCTGTCTCCCGGAGCTGCCGGAGACTGCCGCATGGCTCTCTGCCCGGGAACGGTCGTGGCTTGCCGCACACCTTGAAGGAAAGCGGGTGCATGATCAGACCCCAAAGAAGATCCCGTTCCGGGGGCTGGCAGCCGTTTCCGGTATGTTCCTCCTCTGCACGGCTTCAGCCCTGGTCGGGATGTTTTTAACCGGCCTTCTCTTCTGGCTCCCGCAGATCGTCCGGTCGTCAGGGTTGTCAGGTTCGATCGAACAGACCGGCTTTCTGGTGATGATCCCCTACGGGCTCTCGGTCGTTGTCATGTATGCCTGGTCACGGCATTCGGATACAACCGGGGAGAGGCATATCCATGTCGCAATCCCCTTTGTCTTTGCGGCGGTGTTCCTGGTTGCCTTTGCCTTTTTGCACGGAAGTGCCGGCCCTGCCTTTGTGATCCTCTCCGGTGCGATTGCTGCCGGTTATGCAGCCTATGCCCCGTTCTTTGCCCTGACGCTCGATCACTTCCCACCGGCGCTGCGGGCATCGGGAACTGCGCTTGTCAATACCATAGCCTCTGCGGGATCGTTTTTCGGGCCTGTTATCTTCGGCCTTGCCGGGGGCACGTTGTCCGGGCCTCTCTCTGTCCTGCTCTTTTTCTTGCTGGGCATTGCGCTTTTTCTCTGTGCAGTTATGCTCACAAAGGAAAAGAGGGTAAACACGCCAGGCTGA